CCACTCCCAACCACAGTATCGTGACGCAAGATGTCGAAAACCGTCGCATGACCCCACCGGGACGTCTGGCCGAGGGGTCCGTTTACCGGGCCGGTCTGACATGCAAGCCGCGCAAGGCCTTGTGATTCCAAGGCTTTGTCCTGCCCTCCAGGTCGGATTCCCCGGACGCCCGAAGGGCGGAGGCGCCGTTCCGGCGTCAGTGCCGCATGGGACCCAGGGGGTCGCTCGAGGGCTCCGCGTCCAGGCCCTCGCTGCTTCGCGGCGGCAGGGCCCCGCCGTCGTCATCCACCTCCAGCGTGAGCTGGGAATGGTCAGCGGGCTTGAGTTGGATTTCATCCCCGCGCACGGAGTCCACGTCGCTGAACTCGACGAGGTAGTCGCGCCGGGGAATGGGCACCAGCCCCTGCTCCAGCTCGAAGTGCGTGGCGCCCACGCCCGCCACCCGGCCCAGCGACTGTCCGTCGGCGGTGCGCACCGCCATGCCCTCGCGCACGTCTCCCGCGTGAATCATCGTGTCGCTCCTCGCGCTCGAAGGGCCCGGGAGGCGGGGCGCCGCGTCCGGGCCCGGGGGTCCTCACCAAGAGTGGGGCCGCTCCCGCCGCCGTGCGCGCCCCGCCAGGCGGCCCAAGGAGCCCCCGCGCCGCTCCCCTCCACGGCGGGAGGACAGCCCCTCGCGCGACACCGGTGCGCGGTGCCTAACGTTCCCGCAGGAGGCCTCCCGCCATGCTGCTGGAACTGTCGAACGACGAATCGCGCGTGCTGAAGGACGCCATCGATTCCTCCCTGCACGCCCTGCTGGAAGAGCTCGCCCACGCGGAGCAACGCGAGTTCAAGGAAGCCCTGCGCCAGCGCTATGACCGGCTGGAGGCGCTCCAGCGGCGCCTGAACCCCGCCGTGGAGAGCGAACAGGTCTACGCCTGACTCCTCTTCAACTTCAACCCCAAAGCTCGTCAGCGTAAGCAGGATTGCAAGTCACAACTGCCTATGCATTTCTTGCAGCACTCACATGGAAACGAGCCTAGACAGGTTTTCCAACCACATGGATCCGTGGACGTCGGTTTGGGCGGAGGCTTTATTGGCCGTCGAGTCCGGCATGACCATCGATGCACCATCGGCAACTCCGACACTGGGGATGACCCATGAGCAAGTCATCGAAGCAGCACAACCCCTCGCAGGCGGAGCTCGACAACCACTCACGCCAGCGAAACTCCCGGGATGATGCGTACTGGCAATCCCGAGGCGAATCGGGTCGCCCCTTGAATTAGGAAACGGATGCGGCGAAACCCCAGGCTCGCAGGCCCCTCAGCCCGCAGTGAAGGAGCGGTCCGGCCACACAACGTGGCTCGGCTTCGCACAAGCGAGCGGAACTGACGCCTCGAAATCCTCTCACACCAGAAGTATCGTGGCGCAAAGCGCCATGGCAGCCGGGCCCATTCATGCGAGTCCTCCAGGTCATCCATGGCTATCCCATGCGCTTCAACGCGGGCTCCGAGGTCTATACCCAGGCACTGGCACAGGGACTGTCCTCTCGAAACGAGGTCCAGGTCTTCACGCGCAGAGAAGATCCGTTCCTTCCAGACTACGAACTGACGCACGAGTGCGACCCAGACGACCCCCGCGTCGTGCTGCACTTGGTGAACCTTCCCAACAGCCGTGATCGCTACCGGCATGAGGGAGTCGATAAGCGGTTCGCGGAGGTCCTGGATGACTTCCGGCCGCACGTCATCCACGTTGGCCACCTGAACCACCTGTCCACGTCCCTGCTCGCTGTGGGCGCCGCACGTGGGATTCCCATCGTTTTCACCCTGCACGACTACTGGCTCATGTGCCCCCGGGGCCAGTTCCTGCAGATGCATCCCGCTCCCTCTAAAGAGCCCTGGTCCACCTGCTCGGGCCAGGAGGATCGAAAGTGCGCGGAGCGCTGTTACGCACGGTACTTCTCCGGAGCACCCGAAACCCGCGAAGACGATATTGCCCACTGGAGCCACTGGGTCCATGAGCGGATGGCGCACGTACGGCAGATGCTGGAGCACGTCGCCCTCTTCATCGCCCCCTCCCGCTACCTGCGGGAGCGATTCCAGCAGGACTTCGGGCTGCCTGCCGCCAAGGTAGTGCATCTGGATTATGGCTTCGATGTGGAGCGCCTGCGCCACCGTCAACGGAAGCGTGAGCCCAACATCGTCTTCGGCTACATCGGCACCCATATTCCGGCCAAGGGCATCCATCACTTGCTCCAGGCTTTCGGGCAGGTGCAAGGCAATGCCCGGCTGAAAATCTGGGGACGACCTCGCGGCGAGCACACTGAAGCCCTCAAGTCCTTGGTACACACCCTTCCCGGTGACGCTAGCACACGCGTGACCTGGCATCCCGAGTACCGCAACACGGACATCGTGCGGGATGTGTTCAACCACGTGGACGCCATTGTCGTGCCCTCCATCTGGGTGGAGAACTCTCCGCTGGTCATCCACGAGGCCCTTCAGGCTCGCGTGCCCGTCATCACTGCGGACGCGGGGGGCATGCGCGAGTACGTGCGAACTGGAGAGAACGGACTGCTCTTCGCCCATCGTGATCCGTCATCACTTGCCCAGGCCATGCAGCGGTTGGTCAATACGCCTGAGCTGGCAGCCCAGTTGGGCAGTCGTGGCTTCCTCCTGGGCGAAGGAGGAGACGTTCAGGGGATGCCCGCCCACGTGGAGGCCGTGGAGGCCCTGTACGCGCGCGTCATCCGGGAACGCCGAGCCAGCCGCCCCCCCACCCGGAGCGGCCCCTGGCGCATCACCTTCGATACCAATCCCGACGACTGCAACCTGCACTGCATCATGTGCGAGGACCACTCGCCCCACAGCGACACCCAACGCCAGCGCAGGGAAGCAGGGCAGCCGAAGCGCCGCATGCCCCTGGAGCTGCTGAGACGAATCATGGCGGACAGCGACGGCACACCGCTGCGGGAAATCATTCCCTCCACGATGGGGGAGCCCCTGCTCTACCCGCACTTCGACGACATCATCGACCTGTGCGTCGCGCACGGCGTGTGGTTGAACCTCACCACCAACGGGACATTTCCCAGACGTGGAGCTCGCGGATGGGCACGTCGGCTAGTGCCCATGACCTCCGATGTGAAGATCTCGTGGAACGGCGCCACGAAGCAGACCCACGAAGCGGTGATGGTAGGGACGCGCTGGGAACAGGTTCTGGAGAACCTCCGTCAGTTCTTGGCCGAGCGAGATGCGCATGCTCTCCAAGGCGGCCATCGCTGCAGGGTGACACTCCAGCTCACGTTCCTGGAGACGAACGTGGGCGAGTTGCCGGACATCGTGCGGCTGGCAGCGGGACTGGGCGTCGACCGGGTGAAGGGGCATCACCTCTGGGCCCATTTCGCGGCCATCCAGCCCCTGTCCATGAGACGAGACACCTCGGCGATCCAGCGATGGAACGAGGCCGTTCAACAAGCCCACATCGTCGCGGAGGAGCACCGGCGTCAGGATGGGAGCAAGGTGCTCCTGGAGAACATTCTTCCCCTGCGAGCGGAGGCCGTCACGGACCTGGCGCCTGGTGCGCGCTGCCCCTTCCTCGGGAAGGAGGCCTGGGTGAGTGCCGTGGGGCGCTTCGACCCCTGCTGTGCTCCCGACAAAGAACGGCGAACACTCGGCAACCTGGGCAACTTGAACGAAGTTGGCATCCACGAGGTGTGGACGGGACCGGCCTATCAGCGGCTGCTGTCCAGCTACCAGGATCAGCCCCTGTGCCGTGGTTGCAACATGCGTCAGCCCGTGACGAAGGAGACTCCTTGAGCACCTGGGCCCGAACACGCGTCTCGCCAGAGAGGACCCACCATCTACTGGGGGAGATGCCGCTGTATGCTTCGCGCTTCATCGACGTCCTGTCCTTTCACGAGCCCGGACTCGCAGCCGTGCGGGATACCTCGGGTGCGTTCCACATCGACATGAGGGGAAACGCGCTCACCTCCCGCCGCTTCACGCGAACGTTTGGCTTCTACGAGGGGCTCGCTGCGGTCATGGGAGTGGAGGGCGCGTTCCACCTCCGCACGGATGGACAAGACCTCACGGCGCGGCGCTTTGCATGGTGCGGCAACTTCCAGGATGGGAGATGTACCGTCAGGGCGGAGGATGGTCGGTACTTCCATATCGACGCGCAAGGAGAGCCAGCCTACGGAGAGAGGTATGCCTACGCAGGAGACTTCCGCGAAGGTTTCGCGATGGTCCAGGACGCAACTGGCCTCCATCTCCATATCGACCGGCAGGGATGCCCCTTGAGCGGGCTCCGGTTCCTGGATCTGGATGTCTTCCACAAAGGCTTCGCACGGGCACGCGACGCATGTGGCTGGCACCACATCGATACGATGGGGCTCCCCCTGTATCCGCAACGTTTCGCCACCGTGGAGCCCTTCTATAACGGTCAAGCCCGTGTGGAGACACGGGATGGTGCGCTCCAGGTCATCGATGAGCGGGGCCTCCTCATGCGCGAGCTGCGGGCGCGCCTTCCGGAAGTGCCGTGAAGCCTCTGCTGGATGCCGCAGTGGAGCTCCTTCCGCGAGCTTCTCTCATCGGGTTCGCGCAGGCCCTGCTCTCCCCGGTCGTTCACCCGTCCTTTCCAGGTCGCTTCTTCCTGGCAGGAGGCGCGTTCAAGTCGTTGCTCCACGGCCGCCCCCCGCATGACCTTGACCTCTGGCCGGCGAGCCCCCTGGATCGAAACGAACTGCTAACCCACATCGAAGCGCAGGGGGGCCTGCTGCTCGAGAACAACCCACCCTTCCAGACGACCTTCCTGCATTCAGGGCTTCGGATTGAAGTGACCTATGACTGCGCACCTCGCAGTCTGGAGGAGCGCCTGTCCCAGTTCGATCTGGGCCTCTCCGCCATGGGTGTGGAATACGCAAGTGGGCGCTGGCGTGAGCATGTGCACCCCCTGGCGAAGGAATCCGTCCGTCGGCGGGAAGTGCTGCTGCTCCTGCCACTGGCCAATTGGAAATACCTTCTGGCCACCCTCGAACGATTGCGTCGCTATGGAGAAGAGCTTGGGTACGGAATCCCGGCCTCGGAGGAGCAATACCTCTGGGACATGTTCGACTCCCAGCCTCGCGCCATCCAGCAGTCCTTGATGGCGCGCCATGTCCGAGTGGCTCGGGAGGGAGGAAGCGTGCTGGCGGAAGCCCGTGCGCGACTCCATCCCTGAAGCCCCGGCGTCGCTCACATCGCGCGCCCCGTGCCCGCGTCGAACCGGCGCAGGTACCGGGCGTCGTGGCGCAGCCAGACGGCGTCCCCGCTCGCGGCGCGGAAGTCCCCGGGCGCCCGCGCCACCATGCGCTCCCCTCCTGTCTCCACCGTCACCCAGACCTCCGCCCCCATCGGCTCCACCAGGTACACGCGGCCCTCGCGCGCATCCGGAGGCACCGGGCCCTGCCCCACCTGGAGGTGCTCCGGCCGCAGGCCCCACACCGCGTCACCCGCCGGCAACCCCAGCGTCTGGGGCTTCACCAGGTTGATGCGCGGCGAGCCGAAGAAGCCCGCCACGAACAGGTTCGCCGGCGCGTCGTACAGCTCGCGCGGCGGCGCCACCTGCTGCACCTCGCCCTGGCTCATCACCACCACGCGGTCCGACAGCGTCATCGCCTCCGCCTGGTCGTGCGTCACGTAGATGAACGTGGCCTTCAGCTGCTCGTGCAGCTTCTTGATCTCCCCGCGCATCTGCGTGCGCAGCGCCGCGTCCAGGTTGGACAGGGGTTCGTCGAAGAGGAACACCTTCGGCCGGCGCACCAACGCGCGCCCCAGCGCCACCCGCTGCCGCTGCCCGCCCGACAGCTCCTTCGGCCGGCGCGCCAGCAGCGCCTCCAACCCCAACACCTGGGACACCTCGCGCACGCGCGCGTCCACGTCCTTCGCCCCCATCCCCGCCACCTTCAGCGGGAACGCCAGGTTCCCCGCCACATCCAGGTGCGGGTAGAGCGCGTAGCTCTGGAACACCATCGCGATGTCGCGCTCGCGCGGCGACAGGTCGTTCACCACCTGCCCGTCGATGCGCAGCTCCCCACCCGACAGCTCCTCCAACCCCGCGATGAGGTTCAACGTCGTGGACTTGCCGCACCCGGACGGGCCCACCAACGACACGAACTCGCCGTCCGCGATGTCCAGCGTCACGCCCTTCACCGCCGCCACCCCGCCCCGGTACACCTTGCGCACGCCCTGCAGGGACACCGTCGCCACCGCGCCGCACCTCCACCGCACCCCGCGGGACCACCCCACGCCCGGGTCCGGAAAAGCCCCCAGCATCGCCGCTCCCTCCCTCCCGTGAAGCCCGCCGCGCGCCGCGCCGTCACACCCAGGACATCCCCTACCTGTCTGGTTTTGCAATTGGAGCGGTTTGTTACAGGGTCAACACTTCCCTAGACTCCCGAGGGAACGCGCCGCCGCTGGAGCCCCGCCCATGCCCTTCACCTTCCGCCACCAGCACCTGGACGCCCTGCTGGGTGACCCGCTCACGGCGGCGAACAGCCTCTACGGCATCATGACCGCGGCGGAGCCGGAGCTGATGGAGGGGCTGCGGCTGCACTGGAAGAAGCACATCCGGGAGACGCCCGGGGTGGGGGGCACGCAGTGGCGTCCCGCGCTGAAGGCCTTCAGCGCCATCGAGGGCTTCTGGGGCAACACGTACAGCGACCACCGGCTGGCGAAGGTGCTCTACGAGCCCGCCTCCTCCGCGGCGACCACGGCGGTGACGGGCGTGCCCTCCTCGGCGCAGTTCCTGCGCGACTTCGAGGCCGCTCGCGACGAGGCCTTCTACATCTTCTTCCAGGCCACCTCCGTGAACGAGCTGGCGGGCGTGTCCTTCAAGGCCACGTACTACCACAAGGACGTGTCCTCGCTGTTCGAGCAGCGCCCCCACAGCGTCATGCGCGACATCGTGTCCCGCCGGGTCATCGAGACGGCGCAAATCCTGCTGCGCATCCTCTACGGCAACATGAGCATGGGCTGGGGCAGCCTCTACAGCACGCGCACGCTGGCGACGACGCTGCTGCTGGCGCAGATGCACAACTCCGCGCTCGGCCACTACCGGTCGCACTACACGGGGCGGCGCTCCTACAACCAGAGCGGGGTCGCGTTCACGCTGCTGACGTTCGCGTACATCGTGGCGCAGGCGTGGCGGGACAAGGGCTACGAGTTCAACGAGCAGCGCTGGTACTTCTTCTGGAAGCTCGTGGGCTCGCTGCTCGGCGTGGACACGCGCCTCATCCCGGACGACCACGCGGAGGCCGCCACCCTGTGGGACCTCTTCTTCGCCCGCGGCGAGTGCTTCGGCGGCCTGCCCGCGCCCTACCCCACGAACCTGGACGCCCACCGCATCGACCCGGGCCTGCTCGGCGGCTACGCGGTGAAGGCGGAGGCCAACCTGCTCCAGTGGATCCCCGCCTTCGTCGTCACCCAGCTGCGCAACGCGGGGCGCTGGGCGACGTACTTCCGGGGCGGGTGAGTCAGCGCTCCACCGTCACGCCCTTCCAGAAGGCCACGTACCCCTGGATGTTGGACGCGGCCGACTTGGGCGCCGGGTAGTACCAGGCGGCGTCCAGGTTCGTCTTCCCGTCCACCTCCAGCGTGTAGTAGCTCGCCTCGCCCTTCCAGGGGCAGTGGGTCCGCGTCACGCTGGCCTTGAAGAGCTCCCGCTTCAGGCTGTCGGGCGGAAAGTAGACGTTGCCCTCCACCACCTCGAAGCGGTCGCTCTGGGCGAGCACGACGCCGTTCCATTTCGCGACGGGCATGGCAATGACCTCCTGGGGATGAAGGGGGGTAACGGCGCCTCAACCGGTGTGCGCGGCGCCGGTGGAGGCATGCCGGGTGAGGAAGGGGGCGAGCTCCGCGTTGACGAGCGCCGGCTCCTCCACGCACGAGGAGTGGCCGCCGCGCGACAGGCGCACCAACTGAGAGCCGGGGATGAGCGAGTGGATCCGCTCCGCCTTCGCGGGCACCGTGGCGCGATCCTCCTCGCCCACGACGACCAGCGTGGGGGTCTGGATGCGCGGCAGCTCCTCCGCGACGCCCTTGCGCTTGAGGACGCCGTTGACGGCCCGCCAGATGTCGCGGCGGTTCTCGCTCAGGCGCGCGCGCCACAGCGCCCGCTCCGCCTGGCGGCCCGGGTCGGTGAGGAACGACGTGCCGAACATGATGCGCATCACCGGCGTGCTCACGGGCCCAAGCCCCAGGTAGCGCGCGACCAGGTTGAGCACGGTGTAGCGGGGCACGTTGGCGGGCGGCTCGGGGTCCGCGGAGGTCTCCAGCAACACCAGCGAGCGCACCAGGTCCGGACGCCGCGCCGCGAGCCGCATGCCCACGAAGCCGCCCATGGACAGGCCCACGAAGTGGACCGGTGCCACGCCCAGGGACTCGATGAGCGCCACCGCGTCCGCGTACACCGTCTCCATGTCGATGGCCGGTTCGGGCGGCACGTCGCTCTGGCCCTGCCCCCGGTGGTCGTACGCGATGCAGCGGAAGCGGCCGCGCAGGGCCTCGACCTGCGGGTCGAACAAGCGCGTGCTCCACAGCAAGCCGTGGCTGAAGAGCACCACGTCCCCAGCACCGCCGGTGTCCTCGTAGTACAGCCGGGTTCCATTCACGGACCGCATGGGCATACACGGACCTCCCTTCGCCAGCCGGGACCCTAGTCCATGGTTCGCCGGGAACGCAGTCCTACCCGGGAGGGCAGTGTCCACTGGAGGAGACGGGAACACGCGGGGCACCGCTTGTGCCGTCCGGCGCTTGGGAGGAGCATGGGTGGCACCTCCGGATGCGCACCTCTCGCCCTGTCCTCGTCACCGTCGCGGTGGTCGTCCTCGCCGTGGGCCTGTTCCTCGCACTGCGCTCGTCAGCGCCCTCCGCGCCACCAGCGCCAGCGCCAGTGGTTGCCCAGGCTCCCGCGCCGCCGTTGGACGCGGGGAGCACGGTGGCGCCGGCGCCGGTGAAGACGGTGGAGGCGCCGCCCGCGAAGCCGAATCACTTCGTGGGCTCGCAGGTGTGCGCGGACTGCCACGAAACGCAGCACGCCGGCTGGAAGCACGACTGGCACGCGCGCGCGCTTTCGCCCGCGGCGAAGCCATACGTGGTGGGCACGTTCGCGGCGGGCACGCATTTCCAGGGCGAGTCCAGCGAGGCGTGGATGCGCCGCGACGGGAAGAACTACCTGATGCGCACCAAGGGCGCGGACGGGAACCTGGGCGAGTGGCCGGTGCAGTGGGTGGTGGGCGGCAAGCGGATGCAGGACCCCATCACGCTGCTCCCGGACGGGCGCTGGCAGGTGCTGCCGGTGTACTTCCACGTGACGGGCAAGGGCGAGTGGGTGGACTACTCGGAGAAGAAGCAGGGGGCGCTGGCGCCGGACCACCCGTTCTTCTGGGCGAACTTCCGCCGCAGCGCGCAGCATGCGTGCCTGGATTGCCACGTGACGGGGCTGGACACGCGCTATGACCGGGCGAGCCACCAGTGGGAGACGAAGTTCGCGGACGCGGGCGTCGCGTGCGAGTCCTGTCACGGGCCCGGGGGGCGGCACGCGGAGTCGCAGGCGCCGGCGGACATCATCCAGCCGCGGAAGCTGCCCAAGGAGGAGGGCTTCGCGGTGTGCGCGCAGTGCCACGGGCCGCGCCGCACGCTGTTCCCCATGCTGGACGCCGAGCACCGCTTCCAGCCCGGCCAGCGCTATGACGCGAGCTACCAGCCCATGGTGCTGCTGGTGGGCAACGAGCGCTCCGGTGACTTCTTCACCGACGGGCGCCCCAGCACCTCCAGCTTCGAGTACCAGGCGCTCATCCAGTCCCAGTGCCACCTGAAGGGAGGGGCCACGTGCCTGACGTGCCACGCGGCGCCGCACGACCCGAGCGCCCCCAACGAGGTGAAGAAGCCGAAGACGGCCGTGGCGC
The genomic region above belongs to Corallococcus silvisoli and contains:
- a CDS encoding oxygenase MpaB family protein, producing MPFTFRHQHLDALLGDPLTAANSLYGIMTAAEPELMEGLRLHWKKHIRETPGVGGTQWRPALKAFSAIEGFWGNTYSDHRLAKVLYEPASSAATTAVTGVPSSAQFLRDFEAARDEAFYIFFQATSVNELAGVSFKATYYHKDVSSLFEQRPHSVMRDIVSRRVIETAQILLRILYGNMSMGWGSLYSTRTLATTLLLAQMHNSALGHYRSHYTGRRSYNQSGVAFTLLTFAYIVAQAWRDKGYEFNEQRWYFFWKLVGSLLGVDTRLIPDDHAEAATLWDLFFARGECFGGLPAPYPTNLDAHRIDPGLLGGYAVKAEANLLQWIPAFVVTQLRNAGRWATYFRGG
- a CDS encoding DUF2171 domain-containing protein, with protein sequence MIHAGDVREGMAVRTADGQSLGRVAGVGATHFELEQGLVPIPRRDYLVEFSDVDSVRGDEIQLKPADHSQLTLEVDDDGGALPPRSSEGLDAEPSSDPLGPMRH
- a CDS encoding glycosyltransferase; the encoded protein is MRFNAGSEVYTQALAQGLSSRNEVQVFTRREDPFLPDYELTHECDPDDPRVVLHLVNLPNSRDRYRHEGVDKRFAEVLDDFRPHVIHVGHLNHLSTSLLAVGAARGIPIVFTLHDYWLMCPRGQFLQMHPAPSKEPWSTCSGQEDRKCAERCYARYFSGAPETREDDIAHWSHWVHERMAHVRQMLEHVALFIAPSRYLRERFQQDFGLPAAKVVHLDYGFDVERLRHRQRKREPNIVFGYIGTHIPAKGIHHLLQAFGQVQGNARLKIWGRPRGEHTEALKSLVHTLPGDASTRVTWHPEYRNTDIVRDVFNHVDAIVVPSIWVENSPLVIHEALQARVPVITADAGGMREYVRTGENGLLFAHRDPSSLAQAMQRLVNTPELAAQLGSRGFLLGEGGDVQGMPAHVEAVEALYARVIRERRASRPPTRSGPWRITFDTNPDDCNLHCIMCEDHSPHSDTQRQRREAGQPKRRMPLELLRRIMADSDGTPLREIIPSTMGEPLLYPHFDDIIDLCVAHGVWLNLTTNGTFPRRGARGWARRLVPMTSDVKISWNGATKQTHEAVMVGTRWEQVLENLRQFLAERDAHALQGGHRCRVTLQLTFLETNVGELPDIVRLAAGLGVDRVKGHHLWAHFAAIQPLSMRRDTSAIQRWNEAVQQAHIVAEEHRRQDGSKVLLENILPLRAEAVTDLAPGARCPFLGKEAWVSAVGRFDPCCAPDKERRTLGNLGNLNEVGIHEVWTGPAYQRLLSSYQDQPLCRGCNMRQPVTKETP
- a CDS encoding HEAT repeat domain-containing protein — translated: MRTSRPVLVTVAVVVLAVGLFLALRSSAPSAPPAPAPVVAQAPAPPLDAGSTVAPAPVKTVEAPPAKPNHFVGSQVCADCHETQHAGWKHDWHARALSPAAKPYVVGTFAAGTHFQGESSEAWMRRDGKNYLMRTKGADGNLGEWPVQWVVGGKRMQDPITLLPDGRWQVLPVYFHVTGKGEWVDYSEKKQGALAPDHPFFWANFRRSAQHACLDCHVTGLDTRYDRASHQWETKFADAGVACESCHGPGGRHAESQAPADIIQPRKLPKEEGFAVCAQCHGPRRTLFPMLDAEHRFQPGQRYDASYQPMVLLVGNERSGDFFTDGRPSTSSFEYQALIQSQCHLKGGATCLTCHAAPHDPSAPNEVKKPKTAVARTAVNAATCQGCHAEVMAQGEKHTHHKAAAAQDCLACHMPPVVSGVLDHFADHALDVPVPRNTARHDVPNACNTCHTKETPDAMEQALTKWWPQAEVRQQRRIRLADAFDEKTAAASRGSLEAVLADTAEAATLRGVAAQLLARRFKHDAVPALRAALKGTTDSTLRSDIIDGLGSANAREATEDLVALLQDGSLWVRQGAALTLAAFGDRRGVPALEMLAQAPETRGLVQPHVMLGQLAMRRRDVATATREFEQALDLQPYNADVLVRLADLYMVQGDVAKGRERLEEALRFDPQSRPAKQRLGMMPAP
- a CDS encoding alpha/beta fold hydrolase; amino-acid sequence: MPMRSVNGTRLYYEDTGGAGDVVLFSHGLLWSTRLFDPQVEALRGRFRCIAYDHRGQGQSDVPPEPAIDMETVYADAVALIESLGVAPVHFVGLSMGGFVGMRLAARRPDLVRSLVLLETSADPEPPANVPRYTVLNLVARYLGLGPVSTPVMRIMFGTSFLTDPGRQAERALWRARLSENRRDIWRAVNGVLKRKGVAEELPRIQTPTLVVVGEEDRATVPAKAERIHSLIPGSQLVRLSRGGHSSCVEEPALVNAELAPFLTRHASTGAAHTG
- a CDS encoding WG repeat-containing protein — encoded protein: MSTWARTRVSPERTHHLLGEMPLYASRFIDVLSFHEPGLAAVRDTSGAFHIDMRGNALTSRRFTRTFGFYEGLAAVMGVEGAFHLRTDGQDLTARRFAWCGNFQDGRCTVRAEDGRYFHIDAQGEPAYGERYAYAGDFREGFAMVQDATGLHLHIDRQGCPLSGLRFLDLDVFHKGFARARDACGWHHIDTMGLPLYPQRFATVEPFYNGQARVETRDGALQVIDERGLLMRELRARLPEVP
- a CDS encoding ABC transporter ATP-binding protein, with product MATVSLQGVRKVYRGGVAAVKGVTLDIADGEFVSLVGPSGCGKSTTLNLIAGLEELSGGELRIDGQVVNDLSPRERDIAMVFQSYALYPHLDVAGNLAFPLKVAGMGAKDVDARVREVSQVLGLEALLARRPKELSGGQRQRVALGRALVRRPKVFLFDEPLSNLDAALRTQMRGEIKKLHEQLKATFIYVTHDQAEAMTLSDRVVVMSQGEVQQVAPPRELYDAPANLFVAGFFGSPRINLVKPQTLGLPAGDAVWGLRPEHLQVGQGPVPPDAREGRVYLVEPMGAEVWVTVETGGERMVARAPGDFRAASGDAVWLRHDARYLRRFDAGTGRAM
- a CDS encoding DUF427 domain-containing protein, which gives rise to MPVAKWNGVVLAQSDRFEVVEGNVYFPPDSLKRELFKASVTRTHCPWKGEASYYTLEVDGKTNLDAAWYYPAPKSAASNIQGYVAFWKGVTVER